The DNA region GTTTAAGTTCTTTAGCCTCCATCTGAAGCTTAGCAACTTTCAAACGAACTTCTTCAACTTTGCCCATTTTAACTCAAACGTGCGATATCTTTCTACCTTAAAATCCATTATGAAACGAAAATCAATATTCAAAATAAGCAAATCCAAGTAACCACATTAATCACCAAAAAATCAAACCCACTCAACAAACCTCCATACACAGCCTCTATTAGGAGCATACAAAAGAGAGTCTAATCAAAGCAGCAAACACCCACATCGATGAGATAAACAGCTTAATAATGGAAAACTCCTTAAGAAACGTCTCAACATTTTAACCACCAGAGAACAATAGAAACAGTGGAAAATAATGTCAAAGATTGAAGTCACGCTTGTAACTGGAAGAACAATAGACCAAGGCACCAGCAAAGAACACGGCAAACTCTCGGATGAGTATCGCGAAAACGTAGCCATCTGTGAAATAGATCTTCATGACTTAAAAGAACTAACTGTCAAAGAGAATTCTAACATAAGAGTATCAACAAAACACGGATCAGTGATTGTGAAAGTAAAAGAGTCTAAAAGAGCGCCTCATCCAAAAATTGCTTACATGCCCTACGGACTTTGGGCAAACATAATAGTCGACCCTCGAACACACGGAACAGGCATGCCGTCTTTCAAAG from Candidatus Bathyarchaeota archaeon includes:
- a CDS encoding molybdopterin dinucleotide-binding protein, whose protein sequence is MSKIEVTLVTGRTIDQGTSKEHGKLSDEYRENVAICEIDLHDLKELTVKENSNIRVSTKHGSVIVKVKESKRAPHPKIAYMPYGLWANIIVDPRTHGTGMPSFKGIPAEIQPAPTEKVPSIPQLLKQTFRKE